A region from the Mustela erminea isolate mMusErm1 chromosome 2, mMusErm1.Pri, whole genome shotgun sequence genome encodes:
- the REEP4 gene encoding receptor expression-enhancing protein 4 isoform X1: protein MVSWILCRLVVLVFGMLYPAYASYKAVKTKNIREYVRWMMYWIVFALFMAVETFTDIFISWFPFYYEIKMAFVLWLLSPYTRGASLLYRKFVHPSLSRHEKEIDTCIVQAKERSYETVLSFGKRGLNIAASAAVQAATKSQGALAGRLRSFSMQDLRSIPDDPAPTYQDPLYLEDQVPCHRPPIGYHLALPEGSDKEEDHLFGHEQLGSVEPGPVLPLLPYEALGAVWRRPLVARLICLRQLLRLCPPGSHAAGTMHGAIPVMYQSGLCPGFYLLPFSSFSPPGCVGPEPFPNLCK, encoded by the exons ATGGTGTCCTGGATACTCTGTCGCCTGGTGGT GTTGGTGTTTGGGATGCTGTACCCAGCGTATGCTTCCTACAAGGCTGTGAAGACCAAAAACATTCGTGAATAT GTCCGGTGGATGATGTACTGGATAGTCTTTGCACTGTTCATGGCGGTGGAGACCTTCACGGACATCTTTATTTCCTG GTTCCCTTTCTACTATGAGATCAAGATGGCCTTTGTACTGTGGCTGTTGTCACCTTACACTAGAGGGGCCAGCTTGCTTTACCGCAAGTTTGTCCACCCGTCCTTGTCCCGTCATGAGAAG GAGATTGACACCTGTATTGTGCAGGCCAAGGAGCGCAGCTACGAGACGGTGCTCAGCTTTGGGAAACGGGGCCTCAACATTGCTGCTTCAGCCGCTGTGCAGGctgccaccaag AGTCAGGGTGCACTGGCTGGAAGGCTGCGGAGCTTCTCCATGCAGGACCTGCGCTCCATCCCCGATGACCCTGCTCCCACCTACCAGGATCCCCTCTACCTGGAGGACCAAGTCCCTTGCCACAGGCCACCCATCG ggtACCACCTCGCGCTCCCTGAAGGTTCGGACAAGGAAGAAGACCATCTCTTCGGACATGAACAGCTAGGGTCTGTGGAGCCTGGTCCAGTCTTACCTCTCCTGCCTTATGAGGCTCTGGGGGCCGTTTGGAGGAGACCTCTGGTGGCACGTCTGATCTGTCTAAGGCAGCTGCTCAGGCTCTGTCCTCCTGGCTCCCACGCTGCTGGGACCATGCACGGGGCTATACCTGTAATGTACCAAAGTGGGCTGTGCCCAGGATTCTATTTATtgcctttttcctccttctcccctcctgggTGTGTGGGACCAGAGCCCTTCCCAAACCTCTGCAAGTGA
- the REEP4 gene encoding receptor expression-enhancing protein 4 isoform X2 codes for MVSWILCRLVVLVFGMLYPAYASYKAVKTKNIREYVRWMMYWIVFALFMAVETFTDIFISWFPFYYEIKMAFVLWLLSPYTRGASLLYRKFVHPSLSRHEKEIDTCIVQAKERSYETVLSFGKRGLNIAASAAVQAATKSQGALAGRLRSFSMQDLRSIPDDPAPTYQDPLYLEDQVPCHRPPIGYRAGGLQDSDTDDECWSDTEVVPQPPARPRERPLSRSQSLRVVKRKPPVREGTTSRSLKVRTRKKTISSDMNS; via the exons ATGGTGTCCTGGATACTCTGTCGCCTGGTGGT GTTGGTGTTTGGGATGCTGTACCCAGCGTATGCTTCCTACAAGGCTGTGAAGACCAAAAACATTCGTGAATAT GTCCGGTGGATGATGTACTGGATAGTCTTTGCACTGTTCATGGCGGTGGAGACCTTCACGGACATCTTTATTTCCTG GTTCCCTTTCTACTATGAGATCAAGATGGCCTTTGTACTGTGGCTGTTGTCACCTTACACTAGAGGGGCCAGCTTGCTTTACCGCAAGTTTGTCCACCCGTCCTTGTCCCGTCATGAGAAG GAGATTGACACCTGTATTGTGCAGGCCAAGGAGCGCAGCTACGAGACGGTGCTCAGCTTTGGGAAACGGGGCCTCAACATTGCTGCTTCAGCCGCTGTGCAGGctgccaccaag AGTCAGGGTGCACTGGCTGGAAGGCTGCGGAGCTTCTCCATGCAGGACCTGCGCTCCATCCCCGATGACCCTGCTCCCACCTACCAGGATCCCCTCTACCTGGAGGACCAAGTCCCTTGCCACAGGCCACCCATCG GGTACCGGGCAGGGGGCCTGCAGGACAGTGACACCGATGATGAATGTTGGTCAGATACCGAGGTAGTCCCCCAGCCACCTGCCCGGCCCCGAGAGAGACCTCTGAGCCGCAGCCAAAGCCTGCGTGTGGTCAAGAGGAAGCCGCCGGTGCGGGAG ggtACCACCTCGCGCTCCCTGAAGGTTCGGACAAGGAAGAAGACCATCTCTTCGGACATGAACAGCTAG
- the LGI3 gene encoding leucine-rich repeat LGI family member 3 isoform X3, protein MRVMKGSKDTVPADPGGPAGSSCSCTRDTAFCVDSKAVPRNLPSEVISLTLVNAAFSEIQDGAFSHLPLLQFLLLNSNKFTLIGDNAFTGLSHLQYLFIENNDIWALSKFTFRGLKSLTHLSLANNNLQTLPRDIFRPLDILSDLDLRGNSLNCDCKVKWLVEWLAHTNTTVAPIYCASPPRFQEHKVQDLPLREFDCITTDFVLYQTLSFPAVSAEPFLYSSDLYLALAQPGASACTVLKWDYVERQLRDYDRIPAPSAVHCKPMVVDSQLYMVVAQLFGGSYIYHWDPNTTRFTKLQDIDPQRVRKPNDLEAFRIDGDWYFAVADSSKAGATSLYRWHQNGFYSHQALHAWHRDTDLEFVDGEGKPRLIVSSSSQAPVIYQWSRTQKQFVAQGEVTQVPDAQAVKHFRAGRDSYLCLSRYIGDSKILRWEGTRFSEVQALPSRGSLAMQPFLVGGRRYLALGSDFSFTQIYQWDEGRQKFVRFQELAVQAPRAFCYMPAGDAQLLLAPSFKGQTLVYRHIVVDLSA, encoded by the exons CTGCTCCTGCACCAGGGACACCGCCTTCTGCGTGGACTCTAAGGCCGTGCCCAGGAACCTGCCCTCCGAGGTCATCTCTCT GACGCTGGTGAATGCCGCCTTCTCAGAGATCCAGGATGGAGCCTTTTCCCACCTGCCCCTGCTGCAGTTCCT gtTACTCAACTCCAACAAGTTTACTCTGATTGGAGACAACGCCTTCACAGGACTGTCACACCTGCAGTACCT CTTCATTGAGAACAACGACATCTGGGCACTATCCAAGTTTACCTTCAGAGGACTCAAGTCTTTGACACACCT ATCGCTGGCCAACAATAACTTGCAGACACTGCCTCGAGACATCTTTCGGCCCCTGGATATCCTTAGTGACTT GGACCTGCGGGGCAACTCGCTCAACTGTGACTGCAAGGTCAAGTGGCTTGTGGAGTGGCTGGCGCACACCAACACCACTGTGGCTCCCATTTACTGTGCCAGCCCGCCCCGCTTCCAGGAGCACAAGGTGCAGGACTTGCCACTGCGAGAGTTTGACTGCATTACCACCG ATTTCGTGCTGTACCAGACCCTGTCCTTCCCAGCGGTGTCAGCCGAGCCCTTCCTTTACTCCAGCGACCTCTACTTGGCTCTGGCCCAGCCAGGTGCCAGCGCTTGCACTGTCCTCAAGTGGGACTATGTGGAACGGCAGCTTCGAGATTATGATAGAATACCAG CCCCTTCTGCCGTGCACTGCAAGCCAATGGTGGTGGACAGCCAGCTGTACATGGTTGTGGCCCAGCTGTTTGGGGGCTCTTATATTTACCACTGGGACCCCAACACCACACGCTTCACCAAGCTGCAGGACATCGACCCACAGCGCGTGCGCAAGCCCAACGACCTCGAGGCTTTCCGCATTGATGGTGACTGGTACTTTGCCGTGGCTGACAGCTCCAAGGCGGGCGCCACCAGCCTCTACCGCTGGCACCAGAACGGCTTCTATTCCCACCAGGCCCTGCATGCCTGGCACCGTGACACTGACCTGGAGTTCGTGGACGGCGAGGGCAAGCCACGGTTGATTGTATCTAGCAGCTCCCAGGCGCCTGTCATCTACCAGTGGAGTCGCACCCAGAAGCAGTTTGTGGCCCAGGGCGAGGTGACCCAGGTGCCCGACGCCCAGGCCGTGAAACACTTCCGTGCCGGTCGCGACAGCTACCTGTGTCTCAGCCGCTATATCGGCGACTCCAAGATCCTGCGCTGGGAGGGCACCCGCTTCTCTGAAGTGCAGGCGCTGCCTTCCAGGGGCTCCCTGGCCATGCAGCCCTTCCTGGTGGGCGGCCGCCGCTACCTGGCGCTGGGGAGTGACTTCTCCTTCACGCAGATCTACCAGTGGGACGAGGGGCGCCAGAAGTTCGTGCGGTTCCAGGAGCTGGCTGTGCAGGCCCCTCGGGCCTTCTGCTACATGCCTGCTGGTGACGCCCAGCTGCTCCTGGCCCCCAGCTTCAAGGGACAGACGCTCGTGTACCGACACATCGTGGTGGATCTCAGTGCCTAG
- the LGI3 gene encoding leucine-rich repeat LGI family member 3 isoform X4, which produces MGSGNCSCTRDTAFCVDSKAVPRNLPSEVISLTLVNAAFSEIQDGAFSHLPLLQFLLLNSNKFTLIGDNAFTGLSHLQYLFIENNDIWALSKFTFRGLKSLTHLSLANNNLQTLPRDIFRPLDILSDLDLRGNSLNCDCKVKWLVEWLAHTNTTVAPIYCASPPRFQEHKVQDLPLREFDCITTDFVLYQTLSFPAVSAEPFLYSSDLYLALAQPGASACTVLKWDYVERQLRDYDRIPAPSAVHCKPMVVDSQLYMVVAQLFGGSYIYHWDPNTTRFTKLQDIDPQRVRKPNDLEAFRIDGDWYFAVADSSKAGATSLYRWHQNGFYSHQALHAWHRDTDLEFVDGEGKPRLIVSSSSQAPVIYQWSRTQKQFVAQGEVTQVPDAQAVKHFRAGRDSYLCLSRYIGDSKILRWEGTRFSEVQALPSRGSLAMQPFLVGGRRYLALGSDFSFTQIYQWDEGRQKFVRFQELAVQAPRAFCYMPAGDAQLLLAPSFKGQTLVYRHIVVDLSA; this is translated from the exons ATGGGCAGTGGCAA CTGCTCCTGCACCAGGGACACCGCCTTCTGCGTGGACTCTAAGGCCGTGCCCAGGAACCTGCCCTCCGAGGTCATCTCTCT GACGCTGGTGAATGCCGCCTTCTCAGAGATCCAGGATGGAGCCTTTTCCCACCTGCCCCTGCTGCAGTTCCT gtTACTCAACTCCAACAAGTTTACTCTGATTGGAGACAACGCCTTCACAGGACTGTCACACCTGCAGTACCT CTTCATTGAGAACAACGACATCTGGGCACTATCCAAGTTTACCTTCAGAGGACTCAAGTCTTTGACACACCT ATCGCTGGCCAACAATAACTTGCAGACACTGCCTCGAGACATCTTTCGGCCCCTGGATATCCTTAGTGACTT GGACCTGCGGGGCAACTCGCTCAACTGTGACTGCAAGGTCAAGTGGCTTGTGGAGTGGCTGGCGCACACCAACACCACTGTGGCTCCCATTTACTGTGCCAGCCCGCCCCGCTTCCAGGAGCACAAGGTGCAGGACTTGCCACTGCGAGAGTTTGACTGCATTACCACCG ATTTCGTGCTGTACCAGACCCTGTCCTTCCCAGCGGTGTCAGCCGAGCCCTTCCTTTACTCCAGCGACCTCTACTTGGCTCTGGCCCAGCCAGGTGCCAGCGCTTGCACTGTCCTCAAGTGGGACTATGTGGAACGGCAGCTTCGAGATTATGATAGAATACCAG CCCCTTCTGCCGTGCACTGCAAGCCAATGGTGGTGGACAGCCAGCTGTACATGGTTGTGGCCCAGCTGTTTGGGGGCTCTTATATTTACCACTGGGACCCCAACACCACACGCTTCACCAAGCTGCAGGACATCGACCCACAGCGCGTGCGCAAGCCCAACGACCTCGAGGCTTTCCGCATTGATGGTGACTGGTACTTTGCCGTGGCTGACAGCTCCAAGGCGGGCGCCACCAGCCTCTACCGCTGGCACCAGAACGGCTTCTATTCCCACCAGGCCCTGCATGCCTGGCACCGTGACACTGACCTGGAGTTCGTGGACGGCGAGGGCAAGCCACGGTTGATTGTATCTAGCAGCTCCCAGGCGCCTGTCATCTACCAGTGGAGTCGCACCCAGAAGCAGTTTGTGGCCCAGGGCGAGGTGACCCAGGTGCCCGACGCCCAGGCCGTGAAACACTTCCGTGCCGGTCGCGACAGCTACCTGTGTCTCAGCCGCTATATCGGCGACTCCAAGATCCTGCGCTGGGAGGGCACCCGCTTCTCTGAAGTGCAGGCGCTGCCTTCCAGGGGCTCCCTGGCCATGCAGCCCTTCCTGGTGGGCGGCCGCCGCTACCTGGCGCTGGGGAGTGACTTCTCCTTCACGCAGATCTACCAGTGGGACGAGGGGCGCCAGAAGTTCGTGCGGTTCCAGGAGCTGGCTGTGCAGGCCCCTCGGGCCTTCTGCTACATGCCTGCTGGTGACGCCCAGCTGCTCCTGGCCCCCAGCTTCAAGGGACAGACGCTCGTGTACCGACACATCGTGGTGGATCTCAGTGCCTAG
- the LGI3 gene encoding leucine-rich repeat LGI family member 3 isoform X2: protein MGSGNDSPEDSPGLPGPRFGKPCCSCTRDTAFCVDSKAVPRNLPSEVISLTLVNAAFSEIQDGAFSHLPLLQFLLLNSNKFTLIGDNAFTGLSHLQYLFIENNDIWALSKFTFRGLKSLTHLSLANNNLQTLPRDIFRPLDILSDLDLRGNSLNCDCKVKWLVEWLAHTNTTVAPIYCASPPRFQEHKVQDLPLREFDCITTDFVLYQTLSFPAVSAEPFLYSSDLYLALAQPGASACTVLKWDYVERQLRDYDRIPAPSAVHCKPMVVDSQLYMVVAQLFGGSYIYHWDPNTTRFTKLQDIDPQRVRKPNDLEAFRIDGDWYFAVADSSKAGATSLYRWHQNGFYSHQALHAWHRDTDLEFVDGEGKPRLIVSSSSQAPVIYQWSRTQKQFVAQGEVTQVPDAQAVKHFRAGRDSYLCLSRYIGDSKILRWEGTRFSEVQALPSRGSLAMQPFLVGGRRYLALGSDFSFTQIYQWDEGRQKFVRFQELAVQAPRAFCYMPAGDAQLLLAPSFKGQTLVYRHIVVDLSA, encoded by the exons ATGGGCAGTGGCAA TGACTCTCCGGAAGATTCTCCTGGACTCCCTGGACCACGCTTTGGAAAGCCCTG CTGCTCCTGCACCAGGGACACCGCCTTCTGCGTGGACTCTAAGGCCGTGCCCAGGAACCTGCCCTCCGAGGTCATCTCTCT GACGCTGGTGAATGCCGCCTTCTCAGAGATCCAGGATGGAGCCTTTTCCCACCTGCCCCTGCTGCAGTTCCT gtTACTCAACTCCAACAAGTTTACTCTGATTGGAGACAACGCCTTCACAGGACTGTCACACCTGCAGTACCT CTTCATTGAGAACAACGACATCTGGGCACTATCCAAGTTTACCTTCAGAGGACTCAAGTCTTTGACACACCT ATCGCTGGCCAACAATAACTTGCAGACACTGCCTCGAGACATCTTTCGGCCCCTGGATATCCTTAGTGACTT GGACCTGCGGGGCAACTCGCTCAACTGTGACTGCAAGGTCAAGTGGCTTGTGGAGTGGCTGGCGCACACCAACACCACTGTGGCTCCCATTTACTGTGCCAGCCCGCCCCGCTTCCAGGAGCACAAGGTGCAGGACTTGCCACTGCGAGAGTTTGACTGCATTACCACCG ATTTCGTGCTGTACCAGACCCTGTCCTTCCCAGCGGTGTCAGCCGAGCCCTTCCTTTACTCCAGCGACCTCTACTTGGCTCTGGCCCAGCCAGGTGCCAGCGCTTGCACTGTCCTCAAGTGGGACTATGTGGAACGGCAGCTTCGAGATTATGATAGAATACCAG CCCCTTCTGCCGTGCACTGCAAGCCAATGGTGGTGGACAGCCAGCTGTACATGGTTGTGGCCCAGCTGTTTGGGGGCTCTTATATTTACCACTGGGACCCCAACACCACACGCTTCACCAAGCTGCAGGACATCGACCCACAGCGCGTGCGCAAGCCCAACGACCTCGAGGCTTTCCGCATTGATGGTGACTGGTACTTTGCCGTGGCTGACAGCTCCAAGGCGGGCGCCACCAGCCTCTACCGCTGGCACCAGAACGGCTTCTATTCCCACCAGGCCCTGCATGCCTGGCACCGTGACACTGACCTGGAGTTCGTGGACGGCGAGGGCAAGCCACGGTTGATTGTATCTAGCAGCTCCCAGGCGCCTGTCATCTACCAGTGGAGTCGCACCCAGAAGCAGTTTGTGGCCCAGGGCGAGGTGACCCAGGTGCCCGACGCCCAGGCCGTGAAACACTTCCGTGCCGGTCGCGACAGCTACCTGTGTCTCAGCCGCTATATCGGCGACTCCAAGATCCTGCGCTGGGAGGGCACCCGCTTCTCTGAAGTGCAGGCGCTGCCTTCCAGGGGCTCCCTGGCCATGCAGCCCTTCCTGGTGGGCGGCCGCCGCTACCTGGCGCTGGGGAGTGACTTCTCCTTCACGCAGATCTACCAGTGGGACGAGGGGCGCCAGAAGTTCGTGCGGTTCCAGGAGCTGGCTGTGCAGGCCCCTCGGGCCTTCTGCTACATGCCTGCTGGTGACGCCCAGCTGCTCCTGGCCCCCAGCTTCAAGGGACAGACGCTCGTGTACCGACACATCGTGGTGGATCTCAGTGCCTAG
- the LGI3 gene encoding leucine-rich repeat LGI family member 3 isoform X1 — MAGLRARRGSRLRLLALSTLGFCLMLQVSAKRPPKTPPCPPSCSCTRDTAFCVDSKAVPRNLPSEVISLTLVNAAFSEIQDGAFSHLPLLQFLLLNSNKFTLIGDNAFTGLSHLQYLFIENNDIWALSKFTFRGLKSLTHLSLANNNLQTLPRDIFRPLDILSDLDLRGNSLNCDCKVKWLVEWLAHTNTTVAPIYCASPPRFQEHKVQDLPLREFDCITTDFVLYQTLSFPAVSAEPFLYSSDLYLALAQPGASACTVLKWDYVERQLRDYDRIPAPSAVHCKPMVVDSQLYMVVAQLFGGSYIYHWDPNTTRFTKLQDIDPQRVRKPNDLEAFRIDGDWYFAVADSSKAGATSLYRWHQNGFYSHQALHAWHRDTDLEFVDGEGKPRLIVSSSSQAPVIYQWSRTQKQFVAQGEVTQVPDAQAVKHFRAGRDSYLCLSRYIGDSKILRWEGTRFSEVQALPSRGSLAMQPFLVGGRRYLALGSDFSFTQIYQWDEGRQKFVRFQELAVQAPRAFCYMPAGDAQLLLAPSFKGQTLVYRHIVVDLSA; from the exons ATGGCGGGGTTGCGGGCCAGGCGGGGCTCCCGGCTCCGGCTGCTGGCGCTGTCCACGCTCGGCTTCTGCCTGATGCTGCAAGTCAGTGCCAAGAGGCCCCCTAAGACGCCCCCCTGCCCGCCCAGCTGCTCCTGCACCAGGGACACCGCCTTCTGCGTGGACTCTAAGGCCGTGCCCAGGAACCTGCCCTCCGAGGTCATCTCTCT GACGCTGGTGAATGCCGCCTTCTCAGAGATCCAGGATGGAGCCTTTTCCCACCTGCCCCTGCTGCAGTTCCT gtTACTCAACTCCAACAAGTTTACTCTGATTGGAGACAACGCCTTCACAGGACTGTCACACCTGCAGTACCT CTTCATTGAGAACAACGACATCTGGGCACTATCCAAGTTTACCTTCAGAGGACTCAAGTCTTTGACACACCT ATCGCTGGCCAACAATAACTTGCAGACACTGCCTCGAGACATCTTTCGGCCCCTGGATATCCTTAGTGACTT GGACCTGCGGGGCAACTCGCTCAACTGTGACTGCAAGGTCAAGTGGCTTGTGGAGTGGCTGGCGCACACCAACACCACTGTGGCTCCCATTTACTGTGCCAGCCCGCCCCGCTTCCAGGAGCACAAGGTGCAGGACTTGCCACTGCGAGAGTTTGACTGCATTACCACCG ATTTCGTGCTGTACCAGACCCTGTCCTTCCCAGCGGTGTCAGCCGAGCCCTTCCTTTACTCCAGCGACCTCTACTTGGCTCTGGCCCAGCCAGGTGCCAGCGCTTGCACTGTCCTCAAGTGGGACTATGTGGAACGGCAGCTTCGAGATTATGATAGAATACCAG CCCCTTCTGCCGTGCACTGCAAGCCAATGGTGGTGGACAGCCAGCTGTACATGGTTGTGGCCCAGCTGTTTGGGGGCTCTTATATTTACCACTGGGACCCCAACACCACACGCTTCACCAAGCTGCAGGACATCGACCCACAGCGCGTGCGCAAGCCCAACGACCTCGAGGCTTTCCGCATTGATGGTGACTGGTACTTTGCCGTGGCTGACAGCTCCAAGGCGGGCGCCACCAGCCTCTACCGCTGGCACCAGAACGGCTTCTATTCCCACCAGGCCCTGCATGCCTGGCACCGTGACACTGACCTGGAGTTCGTGGACGGCGAGGGCAAGCCACGGTTGATTGTATCTAGCAGCTCCCAGGCGCCTGTCATCTACCAGTGGAGTCGCACCCAGAAGCAGTTTGTGGCCCAGGGCGAGGTGACCCAGGTGCCCGACGCCCAGGCCGTGAAACACTTCCGTGCCGGTCGCGACAGCTACCTGTGTCTCAGCCGCTATATCGGCGACTCCAAGATCCTGCGCTGGGAGGGCACCCGCTTCTCTGAAGTGCAGGCGCTGCCTTCCAGGGGCTCCCTGGCCATGCAGCCCTTCCTGGTGGGCGGCCGCCGCTACCTGGCGCTGGGGAGTGACTTCTCCTTCACGCAGATCTACCAGTGGGACGAGGGGCGCCAGAAGTTCGTGCGGTTCCAGGAGCTGGCTGTGCAGGCCCCTCGGGCCTTCTGCTACATGCCTGCTGGTGACGCCCAGCTGCTCCTGGCCCCCAGCTTCAAGGGACAGACGCTCGTGTACCGACACATCGTGGTGGATCTCAGTGCCTAG